The following coding sequences are from one Diospyros lotus cultivar Yz01 chromosome 7, ASM1463336v1, whole genome shotgun sequence window:
- the LOC127806064 gene encoding probable sulfate transporter 3.5, translated as MASPAESADQTVSFATPRSFATTFKAAVKETLFPDDPFHDFKNQTFSGKTKKAIQYFVPIFQWLPNYNLRLFRYDLLAGTTIASLAIPQGISYAKLANVPPVIGLYSSFVPPLVYAVFGSSKHVAVGTVAACSLLISSTIGDKVSPNDNPDLYLHLVFTATFFAGLLQTAMGFLRVGILVDFVSHSTITGFMGGTAMVICRQQLMGMLGLKHFTTKTDVVSVLRSIFSHRNEWRAESVIVGIFFLVFLQITRYISKKKPKLFWVSAVAPMVVVVTGGLFAYLAHAEKHGIQIVGELKEGLNPLSIKDLNFDTKYISAPLQAGIITAMVALAEGIAIGKSFAIMENEQIDGNKEMIAFGLMNIVGSLTSCYLTTGPFSKTAVNLTAGCKTAMSNVVMSLCMMLTLLWLAPLFRYTPLVALSAIIMSAMFDLIQYKKAYHLFKTDKFDFCICVVAFFGVSFISMDIGLILSVGLSILRALLFVARPASCKLGKIPNSTLYRDIEQYPSATELPGIIVLQLSSPIYFANSTYIRERILRWVRDEEDIKHILLDLGGVTSIDTTGVETLVEILESMEAREIKVGLVNPRLQVMEKFTVTNFLDKIGRENVFLSIEDAVEACRFAL; from the exons ATGGCAAGTCCAGCTGAATCCGCCGACCAGACGGTGAGCTTCGCCACTCCAAGAAGCTTCGCCACCACATTCAAGGCGGCCGTCAAGGAGACTCTCTTCCCCGACGATCCGTTCCACGACTTCAAGAACCAGACATTTTCCGGTAAAACCAAGAAAGCAATCCAATACTTCGTCCCAATCTTCCAGTGGCTCCCCAACTACAACCTTCGCCTGTTCCGGTACGATCTTCTGGCCGGAACCACCATCGCCAGCCTCGCCATTCCCCAGGGAATCAGCTACGCCAAGCTCGCCAACGTCCCTCCGGTCATCGGCCTCT ATTCAAGCTTTGTTCCTCCCCTTGTTTATGCCGTGTTTGGCAGCTCCAAGCATGTTGCTGTTGGAACGGTGGCGGCCTGTTCTTTGCTTATATCATCGACGATCGGAGACAAAGTGTCGCCAAATGATAATCCGGACTTGTATCTTCACCTGGTTTTCACGGCCACCTTCTTCGCAGGTCTCCTTCAAACGGCCATGGGCTTCTTGAG GGTTGGAATATTGGTGGATTTCGTATCGCATTCGACGATCACCGGATTCATGGGCGGCACCGCCATGGTGATCTGCCGGCAACAGCTGATGGGCATGCTTGGATTAAAGCATTTCACCACCAAGACTGACGTAGTTTCGGTTTTACGTTCAATCTTCAGTCACAGAAATGAG TGGCGAGCAGAGAGTGTGATCGTGGGTATATTTTTCTTGGTATTTCTCCAAATCACAAGATATATT TCAAAAAAGAAACCAAAGCTATTCTGGGTATCCGCAGTAGCTCCTATGGTGGTGGTGGTTACCGGCGGCCTCTTTGCCTATTTAGCTCATGCCGAGAAGCATGGAATTCAAATT GTCGGTGAGCTGAAAGAAGGGTTAAATCCCCTTTCTATTAAGGACCTAAACTTTGATACGAAGTACATATCAGCCCCTCTGCAAGCTGGGATCATCACTGCCATGGTGGCTCTTGCT GAGGGAATTGCAATTGGAAAGAGCTTTGCCATAATGGAGAATGAACAGATTGATGGGAACAAGGAGATGATTGCCTTCGGTTTGATGAACATAGTCGGCTCCCTCACTTCTTGTTACTTAACCACAG GGCCATTCTCCAAAACCGCGGTTAACTTAACAGCTGGGTGCAAGACAGCTATGTCGAACGTGGTGATGTCCCTCTGCATGATGCTCACCCTTCTCTGGCTAGCTCCTCTCTTCCGCTACACCCCTCTCGTCGCCCTTTCCGCCATTATCATGTCAGCCATGTTCGACTTGATTCAGTACAAGAAGGCTTATCACCTCTTCAAGACTGACAAGTTCGATTTCTGCATTTGCGTGGTCGCTTTCTTCGGCGTCTCCTTCATTAGCATGGACATTGGCCTCATCTTATCC GTTGGGCTTTCAATCCTTAGAGCCCTCTTATTTGTGGCAAGGCCTGCTAGCTGCAAACTTGGAAAGATACCAAACTCAACATTATATCGTGATATCGAGCAATATCCTAGCGCAACCGAGCTGCCAGGAATCATTGTTCTGCAACTCAGTTCCCCTATCTACTTTGCAAACTCCACTTACATTAGAGAAAG AATTTTAAGGTGGGTTAGAGATGAAGAGGATATTAAGCATATTTTGTTGGATTTGGGAG GAGTTACATCCATTGACACAACGGGGGTGGAAACCCTAGTTGAAATCCTAGAAAGCATGGAAGCAAGAGAGATTAAG GTGGGTTTAGTGAACCCTAGGCTTCAGGTCATGGAGAAGTTCACAGTAACAAATTTCCTAGATAAAATTGGACGAGAAAATGTATTCTTATCAATCGAAGATGCAGTAGAGGCATGCAGATTTGCACTCTAA
- the LOC127806063 gene encoding probable sulfate transporter 3.5 codes for MTTSAESVDHSVNFAVPRSFATTFKAAAKEALFPDDPFHDFKDQPFSTKTKKAIQYFVPICQWLPTYNLRLFRYDLLAGITIASLAIPQGISYAKLANIPVVIGLYSSFVPPLVYAVFGSSKHLAVGTVAACSLLISSTIGDKVSPIDSPELYLHLVFTATFITGLFQTAMGLLRLGILVDFLSHSTITGFMGGTALLICLQQLKGMLGLMHFTTKTDVVSVLRAVFQYRNEWRVESVIVGVIFLTFLQFTRYLSKKQPRLFWVSAVSPMVVVVTGGLFAYFAHAEKHGIPIIGDLKKGLNPLSIQYLNFDTKYLLAPLQVGIITAMVALAEGIAIGRSFAIMNNEQIDGSKEMIAFGLMNIVGSFTSCYLTTGPFSKTAVNFNSGCKTAMSNVVMAICMMLTLIFLAPLFSYTPLVSLSAIIMTAMFGLIKYKKVYHLFKTDKFDFCICMAALIGVAFISMSIGIMMSVGLSIVRALLYVARPASCKLGKIRNSTLHRDVEQYPEATELPGIIVLQLGSPIYFANCTYITERILRWIRDEEEKSNEIGLIVIDLGGVTAIDITGVETLIEILKTLKAREIQMSLVNPRLRVMEKLIITNFIEKIGKENVFLSIKDAVDGCRFALKRSHQVVP; via the exons atgACAACTTCTGCGGAATCAGTCGATCATAGCGTGAACTTTGCCGTTCCTAGAAGCTTCGCCACTACATTCAAGGCGGCCGCCAAGGAGGCTCTCTTCCCCGACGATCCGTTCCACGATTTCAAGGACCAGCCATTCTCCACCAAAACCAAGAAGGCGATCCAGTACTTTGTCCCAATCTGCCAGTGGCTGCCGACCTACAATCTGCGCTTGTTCAGGTACGATCTTCTGGCCGGAATCACCATTGCCAGCCTCGCCATTCCCCAAGGAATCAGCTATGCCAAGCTCGCCAACATCCCTGTCGTCATCGGCCTCT ATTCAAGCTTTGTTCCTCCTCTTGTTTATGCTGTTTTCGGTAGCTCAAAGCATCTGGCTGTTGGAACAGTGGCGGCCTGTTCTTTGCTCATATCGTCGACGATCGGAGACAAAGTGTCACCTATTGATAGTCCAGAGTTGTATCTTCACCTGGTTTTTACGGCCACATTCATCACAGGTCTCTTTCAAACGGCCATGGGCTTGTTGAG GCTTGGGATATTGGTGGATTTCTTATCCCATTCAACAATTACCGGATTCATGGGCGGCACTGCCCTTCTCATCTGCCTGCAACAGCTTAAGGGCATGCTTGGATTGATGCATTTCACCACCAAAACTGATGTGGTTTCCGTTTTACGTGCAGTTTTCCAGTATAGAAACGAG TGGCGAGTAGAGAGCGTGATCGTGGGTGTAATTTTCCTGACATTCCTCCAATTCACAAGATATCTT TCGAAAAAGCAGCCAAGGCTATTCTGGGTATCCGCTGTATCTccgatggtggtggtggttacCGGCGGTCTCTTCGCCTATTTTGCTCATGCTGAGAAGCACGGGATTCCAATT ATTGGTGACCTGAAAAAGGGTTTAAATCCTCTCTCCATTCAATACCTGAACTTTGACACCAAATATTTACTAGCCCCCCTGCAAGTTGGGATCATTACTGCCATGGTGGCTCTTGCT GAAGGAATAGCAATTGGGAGGAGCTTTGCCATAATGAATAATGAACAGATTGATGGGAGCAAGGAGATGATAGCCTTTGGCTTGATGAACATTGTGGGCTCCTTCACTTCTTGCTACTTGACTACTG GgccattttcaaaaaccgccgttAACTTCAACTCCGGGTGCAAGACAGCAATGTCGAACGTTGTGATGGCCATCTGCATGATGCTCACTCTTATCTTCTTGGCTCCTCTCTTCAGCTACACCCCTCTCGTTTCCCTTTCCGCCATTATCATGACGGCGATGTTCGGTTTGATCAAGTACAAGAAGGTTTATCACTTGTTCAAGACTGACAAGTTTGATTTCTGCATTTGCATGGCTGCTTTAATCGGTGTTGCCTTCATTAGCATGAGCATTGGCATCATGATGTCA GTAGGGCTTTCTATTGTTAGGGCCCTTTTGTATGTGGCCAGGCCTGCTAGCTGCAAGTTGGGGAAGATAAGAAACTCAACGTTGCATCGCGATGTGGAGCAATATCCCGAGGCAACCGAGCTGCCGGGAATTATTGTGCTCCAACTTGGTTCCCCTATTTACTTTGCAAATTGCACTTACATTACTGAAAG GATCTTGAGATGGATTAGAGATGAAGAGGAAAAAAGTAACGAAATTGGGCTGATTGTGATAGATTTGGGAG GAGTTACAGCCATTGATATAACAGGGGTGGAAACCCTAATTGAGATCTTAAAAACCTTGAAAGCGAGAGAGATTCAG ATGAGTTTAGTGAACCCAAGACTTCGAGTTATGGAGAAGTTGATAATAACAAATTTCATagagaaaattgggaaagaaaatgtatttttatcaatcaaagaCGCAGTAGATGGATGCAGATTTGCACTCAAAAGATCACACCAAGTTGTACCATAA